In the Rhododendron vialii isolate Sample 1 chromosome 2a, ASM3025357v1 genome, ACCCGTATTGCATCGGAGCCATATCCGTGTTCATGCTTCCTAGCATACATTATACCAAAGTCAAAACATTTATGAGACATGCATGAattaaagaaacaaagaatgtgctacaaaaactacaaaatcaaGTATGCAACAAAGTTCCAAGTACTTCACTCAAACGAAACTAGATGAACAAGAAATATAATAAGATACTAGTATCAATGTTTTTTAAATCGGGAATTCGGGATATGTATCGTGTAtcgttttttttcattttataaatcGTATCGGGATACGTATTGTGTATCATAAAATACGTTAACAAAAGTTATAGTTATGAataattacaacaaaaaatttgTTGTACGGATGGAAAATAAGTGTTCGCTATACAAAATATAAGTTTTCTAGATGAAAATTATATGATTCatacaaaacatgatcaaaaaTCGTTTTTTCTTCCATTCGAGCCCTAatggattgagttttggttttctttgaaTGGTTTCAATGTCGCCACAAATAGATCAAAGGATTTAGAACGAGCTTGGAGTTCCGCTTCTTAAAATATGGTATAACTTTTGCTCAATAAGTAATTGTAGGATACGAACCAAATCCAGATACGTGAATGTATCAAAGGATACGCCATCGTATCATGTGATTTTTATAACAAAAGGATACAGGGTGGGCTACGTATAGTTTTTTAAAAGAGACAATACGAATCATAGGATATGTATCCTGTATCGTAGGATTTTATCAACCATCACTATTACAATTCGTCATTCACATgccattggggaaaaaaatacctTTTGTGCTGCTGGCAATTACCAAATTCGCGGACAACCTTGAATCAAGTTTAACTTCATTAACCATACAACACAGATTTCAGTATAAACTTCcaagagagagggtttcaaatACTGGTAGACGTTCTTATGAACAGAGTAATTTCCACATTCTTTTAAAGTGCAGACTTCTCTAGAAAGAATCCCTTATCCCAGACACAACCAATCTTCATTTCTGTTCCTTTTCCCTATTTACTGTCTTCCTCAAAAGTGCTATTTTGAAGTCCTTCACCGAGTATATTTGATCCCAGGAAGTATCTAACCTCCATTTATTTCAATATTCGTCGTCGAAGCAAACGGCTCCATGAAAGACTTAATGTTCTCAAGATCTTCTTTGGAGGACTCTGGAtacttttttggtttgaaaagttTCCACATTCCAACTGGATGCTGGTTATTAACTTCAACATCTCCTCCAAACCTGCCAAACATTATTTCACACTCGGGATATGGCTTGACATACAGATTGTGAAATCTCAACCTACTGAGTTTGATCAAACCCTTCAATCCCACCTCATTGGCAAGCCCACCTTTTGATCTAAGGTATTCAATCACATTATACCGAGGAACAATCTGTTTCTCAAAATTCACACCAAGATACACAGGAACATCAACCAGCCAAAGAACATCAAATTTCATCCGATGAATTAAAAACTCAATTTTCTTCTCAATGTCCTTTATCTCATACGTTATTGCCCGTGGCTCTTTCCACAAAACCTTAAAAGCATCCCTACGTATCAACCCATATCTGCATAAGCAATCGACCCTCCGTTTCACTTCAATTCCTGCCCTAAAAGCTCCTTCACTATAGATTTTCTCTTTGATAGGTACCCGGCACTTCAAACTCCCCAGCAGCTCCAAACACCGAGAAAGCTCCCCTAATTCCAACCAAAGTACACTCGGGTCCCTAACAACTTCTCTCCTAGTCGCATCAAGAGTAAAACCCAATTCCTCAAATTCCTTAAACAAGGGCTTCAACTTATTTCCCACCCCAAATACTAAAATACcaggaaacaaattaaaaatccGATCAATTTGCTTCGTATCGAATCCGATTCCCACCCAAAACTCAATTCTCTCCGCAAGTCCATTCTCATCCATCACAATTACCATTGGAAACCCCTCTAATACCCTAGTAACGGTACCATcactaaaccctaaacccttcAAACGCTGAATACACCTAGACAGAGTCTCCGGTCCTAAACTGAACTTTCTCGAAACTTTTAGAACATTCAAAACCATGGATGAGCTGACATTCGAAATACCCACTTTAGAAATACCCATTTCCCAATCCTTGAGAAATTCAAATTCTAAAACACTGGGACAACTGGATACAACAGAGACAAGAAGTTCCTGAGACGGCTTCAACGATGTCAGGATTTTGAGGGACTTTTCGATGTCAGAGGCATTGGAGTTGAGTAAAAATTGATTCTTTGAGAGGAGATTGGGGATTTGAGAGATGGGAAATCCGTACCTTTGAAAAACGCTGTGAATTGAAGAGAAGTATTGGAGTTTAGGGTTCGCGAGCGAAGGTGGTGGTTTGCAGGTGGACGTGATAACGCGACGTGAGGTGGGTCTGATTAGAACCCTGATCGCCATATACTGAGCATGTACATCAGAATCGCCAGAGAGGATAAATTAGTTAAAATACAGAGCAAAACTCTCAAAAACCATTTGCAGCAGAATAGCAAAACTCTCAAAAACCATTTGCAGCAGAATAGCAAAACAAGAAGCTAAAATACCTCCGGCGGAATGGCTCGGTAGAGATACCGAGGTACTGTTCATAGGTATTCCTTATTttattgttctctctctccctcgttCTCTCTCCGTCTCTCGTTCTTCCTTTAAGTTCTTCCTCTGACTGCAACGATGAGGACAGATCGGAGAGAAGCTGTGTAAATCGTCGTTGTCGTCGTGGATCTCGGCGAGGAAGCGGTTGGTCTCCTCGATGAGGTTGAGGCTGATGTAGCCGTGGGGAACGAGGATGGTGGTTCTGGATGTGGGTCGAATAACGGCCGTTGTTGGAGTGCTCCGCCACCGCCTCGATGTCTATCATGTTGGAACATTGAaagatttttaataaaaataaattaaaatacttaTTACCTATCATTACTTCTCCGTTACAATATTAGAGGATCCGCaatgataataatcaaaatcaataattaaaatatatcacgtcagcatttgattatccatttagttcataatcaaacttaacaacttttacctccgCTCCCGGTGGGACTGATTACTCCCTTTGCGCCACGTAGGCATGAGCGAAAAATCTCTAAGGAATTAATGAAAGAGTTGGCGTGATAGGACTTGTCGCGTCCAATGATTGTAGGACTGAATGCATTTATCTAACTTCTAACAAGGACGAATGTGCATGATCTAAAATGGAAAAATCACAATATGGTTCATGGTTTGCCACAACTAACTGcatttcaatatttttcaaccatgtgagagagaagagaacaaaaataaataagttcACACCATTAAAATGACTTAACGATGTGGGTAGATAAACAAGGAATgtaaaaaagatgaaaaatagaAAGTATGGGGTACTTGAAAATATAAATGTGCAAGGAAAAATAAGATAAACTTTgctgaaaagttaaatgataaGAAGCGATGGACTTTgatggtgttgaaaccctttcTAAGCGTTGAACTACTCCCGCTAGCTCTTTCACTCACACCAGTCACACAATTTTAATAAGGATGggttttcagaaaaaaaaccCGTCTATAACTTATGGTCTTTGTACAAATTGTTTGATCTATACAaggagaatgacatgtctcgaaATTCGTGTGTTTGTGGACTTTAATCGAAATTGGTAGTAGATTGCTTAAGCTTGAATTGAAAATTTAACGAGCTTAGTAACATAATTGGTTTTCTTGTTGGTTTATCATTTATAGAACTCGAACGAATTTGTCAATAAGCTGAGCTCACGTTCTGCAATTTCGTGGTTGATGGATTAGGTAGGTTTGTTCCCTTCCGAAGCTCATCGAAGTTGTGGGTAGAAGAATCTCCAACACTAACCAAAAAGtggcttcaattttttttgcatttgttagttttgtgtcaaatttttttagattgttgtttcgtctcgacgaaatgaatcgaaaaaataaacaaaaccatttttgataattaaaaaaaaacaaaaaataaaccgaAATATAGGAGTGCAACAAACACCCACCCATTTTCCATGGCAGGTAGGAATTGGAGCTTTGTGTTACATTCCCACCCCAATTGAAGGAACAAGTTTCATTCCCATCTTTAGTTACATAAATCTTTATAGTGTCATCCGTTCTCGCTCTCAATCTTCGCTCTCGTGAATCTTAGTAGTTTGGAATGCTGTTCAAATATACTTTCACGCTCATGCTTGCGCACACGAATTATGAGACTTATTAGGTTCCTGCCGCTAATGGAAGGAACAGGTTGCAAAACTCATATTTCCTAACATTGTCCTAACCAATTTTGAATAAAACCAAAGCATTCACATATGATCATTTCCCTTGGGTAGTTTACAAGCATAACCAATTCAGCATGAGGAATACAGGATAGCGTAAAGGGAATGAGAAGCACAAAACAATTAACCATCAATTTGATTCACTTCCGAATGAACGATGCCCATCGTTTGATCATAATCTCGGTACTGTCAGATTCAGGCTCGGCTATGTGAAAAACATGACCTTCTCCTTTAGCTTCATACAACTCCACTTCCCCTCTCCATCCACTCTCTTTCACGGCCTCATAATACCTGAAATTCCTTTCCCTCAGTGGATCTTTCTCAGCAACACATACCAACAACCTCGAACACCCGAGACCCGACAAACTCGGAGCCCCGGGTCCCCACGGGTTAATCGTCGGGTCATCAAGCCCACCCGGACAAGACGGGTAAACAAACCTCCAAAGCCGAGAACCCACCCGCTCCTCGTGGCCTAAAACCGGATCCGACCCGACCGGACCCGAGTTCCAAAAGTAAGCGTGTGACGCAATTGCCCCCAAGATTCTCACCCCATTGGGTAGATTCTCCCTTCCGGCTTTCATGGCAATGTTGTGAGCGATGTTTCCGCCGGCACTATCGCCGGCGATGAAAACTCGGGTGAAATCGCCGTGATCGGAGAGCCACGGTTCGCCGTTGTCGCCGCAATTTTCTCTTGTTTCAGGCTCGTGCTGCTTCGAGGTACTGCAAAATCAGATCCAACTTATCGTAACAAATTAATTAATACGTTGGTTAACCGATTTCTGAGCTTTGAAAAATGAGCTTAGAAACAACATATTTATTAGGCTAGGAGATTGAACCAGTACTTGACATTGGCGGCAGCGGTGTGAGAGGCTACCCATTGGAGAGCTGACCAGCAGTCGTCGTAAGCGGCGGGGAGGAAGTGTTTGGGAGCGAGGCGGTATTCGACCGAGACGGCGATGGAGTTGGACTGAGAAGACAAGGCGGTGATGAAACGGTGGTTGTCGGCGGAGAAGGCGGAGCCGGCGCAGAAGCCGCCCCCGTGGAAATATAGTAAGATAGGGAGTTTCTgggtagtggtggtggcggtggtgggttTTGGGAGGTAGATTCGGGCGGCGGTGGAGGAGGAGATGGTGATGTCTTTCGAGGCGGTGGTGGGGTCGGAGGGAGACGGCGGCGCGTGGGGTGGTGGGGCGGTGAGGGATTCGACGGTGTTATCTTTGTAGATGAGGAAGAAGGGGGAGAAGTCGTGGGCGATTTCACGGGTGGCGGTGGCGGAGTCCATGGGTTTTTGCAGTACTGCGGTCAGGGGTTGAATGATCGATGGATCAGGTTTGCACAAAAACTGGGATAAATGTTGACTAGTGGATGGCTCCGATGCGTCGAGCGAACACAACATGATACCTATTCGGTACTGAAAAATTTTCGATGTCAAAGGGACTGATGAAAGTAGAAAACCCAACAAAATTATCACTGCCCAAATTTAAGGCTAGATATATAATGATGTTATGGACACGCTTATCGGTCACTCATTGTTCACATATATGTGAAACTCATCTCATAATTAAATGCATGAGGTTGATATATATGTGAGAGAAGGGAGGTAAGTACTACATAGCATTGTTGGTCAGCAAGCCACACGATATAGAGTCCTCTTGAATATATTCTCTCAGTCCATAAATAAGTATCCGATGAGTAAATATGAGTCTTTCAAAGaagcatttttttcctttaagataagaaattcaaaaaaaaaaaatcacaacttAAGTTACTTTAACAGAAGTcattcatgtaaaaaaaaaaaaaaacagaagtaaTTGATATCTATATGAtttgtgaaaaagaaaattaattctttataaaaaaaaaaaaagcatcatGTTAAAGATTTAGATGTGCGCATAGACATTTACTAAGGGATAATTGTTGggtaaggctccgttccggaacttcaaaaaagcccttattttttgagaaggcaatttcaagcttaaaaatgaaggacttattgaaatctaaaaatatgcactatggatcttgtttgaaagatctcattgagatcttttatacgatgcaaaaaaaattaaaaaattatttttcatttatattattttggagtttgaaaatgtgaaataagctgcttattttttaagaaggtttttggaacggagcctaagtaatggtgctaagagcatccacattgtaataagcaaattggtatggataaacaaacttaacaacaatgctaaaaaaaatacctcacattgtaataagcaaagttataagtcttttagcaaataaccaaattccaccattccataaccaaacttaacaacttttaccaataaccaaaactcaataatcaaacccaataaccaaattcaaaactaaaaaactaaaaaacatcCCAcgttagaatcgtctcatcgagaagaataatttggtgtggtcgggtgcgtgattagaactcgtttgtaattggacataggtaAATTGCGTAttgtgagggttttttttttatagagatgcaaaaataaccaatgtggaggtaaaatttgttaagtttgattatgaactaaatggataatcaaatgctgatgtggcacattttggttattgattttgattattcccattgcggatgctcttccgcaatggtaatagtcaaaattaataataaaaactGTGTCAtgtcagtatttgattatctatttaataTATAATTAAATTTAACAACATCTACCTCTACGGTGGTTATTTTTACATTCTTAACCAAAAAACCTCCaaaatacacaatgcacatttgttcAATCGCAAATGAGTTTCAATTACGCATCcgatcacaccaaattattcatctcgataagacgattccaatgtgaggtgtttttgagttattgagttttggttattgataaaaattattaaatttggttatgaaatgagtggaatttgattatttactaaaaaaattataactttacttattattattaaattTACTTATCAACCCTTATTTTCTTGTTACAATGGGATGCTCTAAGGGCATCTTTATCAGCCTCTTTTCTTCCCTCTTTAAACTAAATTGTTGagccaaaacagaaaaaacaccTCAAAACACCCCAACATCAGcctctcttcttccctctttactttgaatttttttacatttgctacagtaactcgtCTAAGAAAACGAGTCACTGTTCACTCGTTTACAGAATATTTTATTGCTCCTACGGTCCTACCAGAAACGCCGGAGCCCGTACTGCATCCGCAACAAAGAATTTGAGACTAGATCAAACGAATATACGTGAACCCATGTAAGTGTATTCTCTGTTGTGAGATTGGGGGTACCTGGGGCAAGTATGGCGTTCCTGGAGCTTGAAGAAGCCATCAACGACACGGGCTATGGAGAGAGAAGGCTCCGTCGCCGCCGTAAGCCCATGTAGATCGACGCCGTTGAAGTTTTCGAGAGGGTGAGGTCGGCGGTTTTGTTTCTTTCAGTACTGTAGCTGGGTTGGGTTGATGGGGGAGAAggtaaagttagagagagaggtgtttgtttttggttgagatagagagagggggtTGGCAGGccgattgtttttttttttttttgaaatataaaattaatatttttaataggatagttttaatatagagagtctgatgcagtagacattttaaaaatgggtagctaaagtaataaaatgtcttttggctctctaatttggtccaaaatttggtGAGACTagtgcggatgctctaagtccTTTACTTTCGCCCTTTCATGTTGGACGGTTAGATTTGGCACATTTGACTGACGCCTTTGGATTGGTTGGTGtgaaaagaaattatttaaagtatatatatacaatttcTTAAAAGcgaggaaagaaaaagattagTATTTGAATATAATAAAGCATGAGCGATAGTGATTGATGGCATTTCTTACCTTTCTTGTCCGGCTAAAGAACGGAAATATAAATAAAGTAGTAAAATGCCATATGTGCGAGGAAgtcattcaaaatttcaaatgcgAAAGGAAATGGAACTTGTAATGAAATTACCTTTTGAATCTCGGCGGTGGCCCAAATACTAAATCGATTCACGAAAATTAGTGGAACTTATTGCAAAGAAAAAATACACTCCAACATAAAGCAGCTTCGATCGAGTCGGAATCCTCCATTACTTTTCTATATAAATTACTTTCCCGTATGTTGGGACGATTTTCTATTCCGCTTCCCAAATTACAATCCCAGAATGAGTATCAACTTTTGAAACGAGAGACAGAAAACTCTATTTATGGCCACTGTTTGGCCACTTTATCCATACGAATCGAAAAAAACGAGATTCTGTTATCTTCACGTGAATGGATGGCCGTAAATTGTCGTAACATATAGAGGGTAATTATTTAAAATTTGTTGTTCTTCATGAATTGCCATATGtttgtttttaaagtttttttgtttttggacttCCGAGGtaaattttgttttgggaatTACTCCATATATAAGCCCCGTTCAGctaaataaaataagtacttactttttgaattaaaaataatgtattgtaAAAGAATaatttgtctcgtaaaataaaaaataaatacttaaaaaataataataacctTGGCGGGATCTTCTGTACTACTTCACCCAACACGTGAGTTTAAAAGCCCATGGGCCAGTAAGTCCAGGCCCATCTACCCGTGCAACGCATGAGACTACACGTCTTTTATCTGGggttattttctctttctaccCCTCAATTATTTGAAATATGTTTATTTCGTCCTTAAACTTTTATACCATTCTGGAGTATTTTTCACCTCTAAACTTGTAATACTATTTGTGATCAAGACCGATACATAATATTTGCTCTCAAAATAGATGGGTTCCTTCACAAGTTCACATGTAGGATTGTACTGTAAAAATGGAAGGCAAAACCAAATTTTCACATCGAGTCGACTTTCCTTCTATTTTTTCGAGCTTTCTAGTTTCTATGATACTCcctttccatttttcaaaatGTTGATGAAAACTGAGTCAAATAATGCTAGTTGGCACTACGAAAATCCACAATCTAAGCTTCTTAAGCTGACAACtggaaaattttggttttttgatggttgaacacaaaaaaagaacggataaaaaaagaagaagggaacAACACAATCTCCGTGCTTTAATACACGtgcttttggttttttattttctcatatctatatttctctttcttcaCTGACTATTTTAGATAGAGATTAAGGCCTTCTTTGTTATGGGGTCTAAAAATCTCTGGACGTGATTTCCAATAAattttatctaattttttttcactcattattctaaaaaacctccctcaaaattcaaaccaaactgGATAAATTTTCATTACGTAATCACCCAGTGAAAATTCGTTTGTTTTTCTCCATATTGGCAACACAATCACACGTACATCAGAAACCGGTTAGTAActttaggtcccgttccagaacggatttaaaatacttattttttaagaagataatttcaagttaaaaaataatggacttaataaaatctaaaaatatataatatgaatcttgtttgaaatatcttgatgagattttttatacggtgaaaaaaaattaaaaaattatttttcattcacattatttttgagtttgaaaatgtgaaataagtacttattttttaagaaggtgttctagaaCGGGCTCTTAGTTATATAGCAAACTGTATTCATTGGGTTCAATTGCAAGCATATCAATGGTTTGGAGATAAAACAGGTTGCTTTAAAAGTTGAGGATGTTAGGAACACATTTTACATAGTTCAGGGGCCAAAAGTGGAAATTGCTCCTTGTATTTAATATTTATTcctctcttccttctctctctctctctctctctctctctcttctacgttttcttttcttcaccGAATAGCCGTGGGCTTTTTTTCTGTTGAAAGACAGTTCGTCCTCCTCACCAAACACCAAAATCTCCAGCAAAATCTCGACCTAATTTTCCGATCCATCTCTAACGTACTACCAACTCATTGCACGTCACGGCCTCCTTTCTCGACGATCGAATACGGATTCACCAGATCTAATTTGAATTCGAATTTAGGTAATCCTATTTATTTATACAAACCtgtgtgtttgattttgtttgtttatacAAACATATGTATTTATCTGGTGTCCGTCTAGAACTTGCGATCTGTttggttgtttcttttttctgctCTGGTTTTTctgaacttttattttttgcccCGATTGAATTTGATGACAGATATTTACTTTTACTTATGATTATGAATAGCATGTCCGACGCCAAAATCGAATATTTCGTGTAATCCAGAAAAACCTCGAATTGGGATCCGAAATTGCTTTATttaagtaggaaaaaaaaagccatGGGTAGATATGAGCTTTTACGTACCATGTACATATGAGTTTTGTGGGACCGACTTCGGGTCCCATAAGGATGATTTGAatcgctcattatttttaaaatattttttttattgagccCTGTGAggtcagctcaatccgatatcggtaaagattttttctgtatttgtggggcgaaactacttaactgctcagtttcgcacttacaaattcagaaaaaatcgaTAAAGGGGTTCAGAAAAAATCGATACAgggttgagttgattttttacaggctctataaaaaaatgtttcaaaaatAATGGGCGGTTCAAATCATTTGTGGGACCCgagatgggccccacaaaatctatatgtacatgGTACATTgcatatgtacacatagcagTACTCGTACCAATAGGAAAACGGGTTACAACTCCTACAAAATTTTCCATCAGGATGATGTGCCCGTAGAATTGTTGCAAATAAAAggcattttggcttatttttttcttcttggttTTAGTGTAATAGGCCAATGAGGCTATAACTAATCCACAACATTCTTTATACATTTTCTGAATACGTTTTCTCTTTGTATGGTATAACCCAAATGGCCGAATATAAAAAGGGTTCATTAGTTTGTGCTTGTGTTTGTTGTCAAGAGAATTTTCCATTCAATCGGCACCCTTCTGCCCCTGAATCAAGAGAGGACTTTGTTTTTAGGTATATATCTGGTAGTTTTGTAAATCGTATGTAGCTAGACGTTGTGCATATTGGTTCTATGTTTCTTCCAACGGGCAATGGGGGCTACAAATTTTGCTTTCAGGGTATATGTTCTGAATCTTTTACCTTTCCTAATTACataagaggtttttttttatgctaTGTAGGAGAAATATTTCGTATATCAAAAACTCAAAGCACGAGATCAACATTCTTTTTATTCTTGATTGATTTGTGGTTTTGAGAAGTTTAAATGAGTATATTTCTTGGATATGTATGATAAATATTACACTCACTTTGGATTATATCTGTTTGAATTTGCTGATCAAGACAAATTAAGTTTGTTTTCCGGCTCTTCTTTCCAGTGATGAATTAAAAGTGAGCGAGATTGAATTGGGTGTTCTGAAGTTGGAGTAGAGTGG is a window encoding:
- the LOC131310102 gene encoding transcription termination factor MTERF15, mitochondrial produces the protein MAIRVLIRPTSRRVITSTCKPPPSLANPKLQYFSSIHSVFQRYGFPISQIPNLLSKNQFLLNSNASDIEKSLKILTSLKPSQELLVSVVSSCPSVLEFEFLKDWEMGISKVGISNVSSSMVLNVLKVSRKFSLGPETLSRCIQRLKGLGFSDGTVTRVLEGFPMVIVMDENGLAERIEFWVGIGFDTKQIDRIFNLFPGILVFGVGNKLKPLFKEFEELGFTLDATRREVVRDPSVLWLELGELSRCLELLGSLKCRVPIKEKIYSEGAFRAGIEVKRRVDCLCRYGLIRRDAFKVLWKEPRAITYEIKDIEKKIEFLIHRMKFDVLWLVDVPVYLGVNFEKQIVPRYNVIEYLRSKGGLANEVGLKGLIKLSRLRFHNLYVKPYPECEIMFGRFGGDVEVNNQHPVGMWKLFKPKKYPESSKEDLENIKSFMEPFASTTNIEINGG
- the LOC131310114 gene encoding 2-hydroxyisoflavanone dehydratase-like, translated to MLCSLDASEPSTSQHLSQFLCKPDPSIIQPLTAVLQKPMDSATATREIAHDFSPFFLIYKDNTVESLTAPPPHAPPSPSDPTTASKDITISSSTAARIYLPKPTTATTTTQKLPILLYFHGGGFCAGSAFSADNHRFITALSSQSNSIAVSVEYRLAPKHFLPAAYDDCWSALQWVASHTAAANVNTSKQHEPETRENCGDNGEPWLSDHGDFTRVFIAGDSAGGNIAHNIAMKAGRENLPNGVRILGAIASHAYFWNSGPVGSDPVLGHEERVGSRLWRFVYPSCPGGLDDPTINPWGPGAPSLSGLGCSRLLVCVAEKDPLRERNFRYYEAVKESGWRGEVELYEAKGEGHVFHIAEPESDSTEIMIKRWASFIRK